The following coding sequences lie in one Populus nigra chromosome 15, ddPopNigr1.1, whole genome shotgun sequence genomic window:
- the LOC133674846 gene encoding 14 kDa proline-rich protein DC2.15-like, producing MASEKLTATILIISLLFFSTFSSACGPCQPKNPPSPPTEPTCPRDTLKLGACADILGLVNVVVGSPPYSKCCPLLEGLADLEVALCLCTAIKASVLGINLNVPVALSVLVSACGKSIPPGFKCE from the coding sequence ATGGCTTCCGAGAAACTCACTGCCACCATTTTGATCAtatccctccttttcttctcaACATTCTCCAGTGCTTGCGGTCCTTGCCAACCTAAGAACCCGCCTTCTCCCCCAACAGAACCAACTTGTCCCAGAGACACATTGAAGTTAGGAGCTTGTGCTGACATCCTTGGACTTGTTAATGTTGTTGTTGGAAGCCCACCTTATAGCAAGTGCTGTCCTCTGCTTGAAGGCTTGGCTGACTTGGAAGTTGCCTTGTGTCTTTGCACTGCTATTAAAGCTAGTGTGCTTGGAATTAACTTGAATGTGCCGGTTGCTCTAAGCGTACTTGTTAGTGCATGTGGCAAATCTATCCCTCCTGGCTTCAAATgtgaatga